A region from the Desulfomarina profundi genome encodes:
- the wecB gene encoding non-hydrolyzing UDP-N-acetylglucosamine 2-epimerase encodes MTKVLSIFGTRPEAIKMAPVARALAEDKGFDSKVCVTGQHRRMLDQVLELFSIVPEYDLNIMRADQDLYDVTSKVLLGIRDIVRQEKPDLILVHGDTTTCFAASLAGFYGGVPVGHVEAGLRTGNLAAPFPEEANRVLTSRLARIHFAPTERARRNLLAEGVADEHIHVTGNTVIDALLWVRNLVGDRRDWGNVFGSAGDAVLAGKPYVLITGHRRENFGTGFRDICAAVSELSAGNPDLHFIYPVHLNPNVQQPVYSILGNKKNIHLIEPLDYAPFVFLMDRCRLILTDSGGIQEEAPSLGKPVLVMRETTERPEALEAGTVALVGTDRKKIVQGVKRLLDTRGKEPQTTHGNPYGDGRAAERIRKSIQLWKKVRAEGTGE; translated from the coding sequence ATGACGAAAGTTCTGTCGATTTTCGGTACCCGGCCCGAGGCCATAAAAATGGCACCCGTAGCACGGGCTCTGGCGGAAGATAAGGGCTTTGATTCGAAGGTCTGTGTGACGGGCCAGCATCGGCGGATGCTGGACCAGGTGCTGGAACTGTTCTCCATTGTACCGGAGTATGACCTGAATATCATGCGGGCCGACCAGGATTTATATGATGTGACCAGTAAAGTGCTTCTGGGGATAAGGGATATTGTCCGGCAGGAGAAGCCGGACCTGATTCTGGTCCACGGGGATACGACCACCTGTTTTGCCGCCTCCCTTGCCGGGTTTTACGGTGGGGTTCCGGTGGGCCATGTGGAGGCGGGGCTGCGGACGGGCAATCTCGCCGCGCCGTTTCCGGAAGAGGCCAACAGGGTGCTGACATCCCGTCTGGCCCGGATTCATTTTGCGCCGACGGAGAGGGCAAGGCGGAATCTTCTGGCTGAAGGGGTGGCGGATGAGCATATCCATGTAACCGGGAATACGGTTATTGACGCGCTGTTGTGGGTGCGGAACCTGGTCGGGGACAGGCGGGACTGGGGAAATGTTTTCGGGTCGGCCGGTGATGCGGTATTGGCCGGAAAGCCATATGTGCTGATAACCGGGCACAGAAGGGAGAATTTCGGTACAGGATTTCGTGATATCTGCGCGGCGGTTTCAGAGCTGTCCGCGGGGAATCCGGACCTGCATTTTATCTATCCCGTTCATCTTAATCCCAATGTGCAGCAGCCTGTGTATTCCATCCTGGGGAATAAAAAGAATATCCATCTTATCGAACCGCTGGATTACGCGCCCTTTGTCTTTCTCATGGACAGGTGTCGGTTGATTCTCACCGATTCCGGCGGTATCCAGGAGGAGGCGCCGTCTCTTGGCAAACCTGTGCTTGTCATGCGTGAAACAACAGAGCGGCCGGAGGCCCTGGAGGCGGGTACTGTTGCCCTGGTGGGTACGGACAGAAAAAAAATTGTGCAAGGGGTGAAACGGCTACTGGATACGAGGGGAAAAGAGCCCCAGACCACTCATGGCAATCCCTATGGTGACGGCAGGGCCGCTGAGCGGATCAGAAAGAGTATTCAGCTTTGGAAAAAAGTGAGGGCTGAGGGAACAGGCGAATAA
- a CDS encoding ABC transporter ATP-binding protein has protein sequence MADIELHHVTKDFPVRNWRSLLSGRVRRVRALDGVSFSVEKGEIMGLLGPNGAGKTTLLKILATLIVPDDGTVSVLGLDGAEDGKRIRERVGFVNTNARSFYWRLSGRDNLAFFGKLHNLSGRKLARRLDYLFDLVGMSGKGGARFGTCSSGERQRLAIARALLGDPQVLLMDEATSNLDPIGSRDLLEFIKTELSRRQKKTILWCTHNLAEAEQLCDRVTILHHGQVIGCREPGKLKEAVAGRQCYCFSVDRVDDILAGLDGFVQEGEDDGRVVCRCYVEDEDVPELIGRLVDNRVLIYECRKLERPLEESFAELVNSQDHTGGLDGTAA, from the coding sequence ATGGCGGATATTGAGCTGCATCATGTAACCAAGGATTTTCCCGTGCGCAACTGGCGGAGCCTGCTGTCCGGCAGGGTTCGACGGGTGCGGGCCCTGGACGGAGTTTCATTTTCCGTTGAGAAAGGGGAGATCATGGGGCTGCTGGGACCCAATGGTGCAGGCAAGACAACGCTGCTCAAGATTCTTGCCACCCTGATCGTACCCGATGACGGTACTGTTTCCGTGCTTGGTCTGGATGGGGCGGAGGATGGAAAACGTATCAGGGAGCGGGTGGGATTTGTCAATACCAATGCCCGCTCCTTTTACTGGCGGCTGAGCGGCAGGGACAACCTGGCCTTTTTCGGTAAACTCCATAATCTTTCCGGCAGAAAACTGGCCCGACGGCTTGACTATCTTTTTGATCTTGTCGGTATGTCCGGAAAGGGCGGGGCGCGGTTCGGCACCTGTTCATCCGGGGAGCGGCAACGGCTGGCCATTGCCAGAGCACTGCTGGGTGATCCGCAGGTTCTCCTGATGGATGAGGCTACTTCCAACCTCGACCCCATCGGCTCCCGCGACCTGCTGGAGTTTATAAAGACAGAACTTTCCCGGCGGCAGAAGAAAACCATCCTCTGGTGTACTCATAATCTTGCGGAAGCAGAACAGCTCTGTGACCGGGTGACCATACTCCATCACGGGCAGGTTATCGGCTGCCGGGAACCGGGGAAGTTGAAGGAGGCTGTGGCCGGGCGCCAGTGCTATTGTTTTTCCGTTGACCGGGTGGATGATATTCTTGCTGGCCTGGACGGGTTTGTGCAGGAGGGAGAGGATGATGGCAGGGTGGTGTGTCGCTGTTATGTTGAGGATGAGGATGTTCCGGAACTGATTGGCAGACTTGTCGACAACAGGGTGCTGATCTATGAATGCAGAAAACTTGAGCGCCCTCTGGAAGAGTCATTTGCGGAGCTTGTGAACAGTCAGGATCACACTGGAGGGTTGGATGGAACTGCTGCGTGA
- a CDS encoding ABC transporter permease encodes MELLRELICKPLAFIERDFRIAASYRLQFIMQGTGVLFTSTLFFMLARMIGDQKLVALESYGGDYFSFLLIGVAVTDYLSLSTSSFAAEIRSGQTVGTLESLLVSPTSIMTILFSSYIYKLLATSFRLLFYFLLGFFVFQVRFHPGSIAALLLAFLLLLLPFVGIGLLSAAFIIVLKQGSPVSFLLNVSSGLLGGAMYPVAVLPDWLQPVSKILPITHGLEALRQVLLNGAGLGDISGELSVLAIFSAVLLAAGVCAIILAVKIAKKEGSLLHY; translated from the coding sequence ATGGAACTGCTGCGTGAACTGATCTGCAAACCGTTGGCTTTTATTGAGCGGGATTTCAGGATTGCCGCCAGCTACAGGCTGCAGTTCATCATGCAGGGAACGGGGGTGCTGTTTACCTCGACACTCTTTTTCATGCTGGCACGGATGATCGGGGACCAGAAGCTTGTAGCCCTGGAGAGTTATGGCGGGGATTATTTCTCCTTTCTGCTGATAGGGGTTGCGGTGACCGATTATCTCTCTCTGTCCACCTCCAGTTTTGCGGCGGAAATCCGCAGCGGCCAGACGGTGGGAACTCTGGAATCGCTGCTGGTTTCGCCCACCTCCATCATGACTATTCTCTTTTCTTCCTACATATATAAACTGCTGGCCACCAGTTTTCGGCTGCTGTTTTATTTTCTGCTCGGTTTTTTTGTGTTTCAGGTGCGGTTTCATCCCGGCAGTATTGCGGCCCTTCTCCTTGCTTTTCTTCTTTTGCTGCTGCCTTTTGTCGGTATCGGGCTGCTTTCCGCTGCTTTTATAATTGTGCTCAAACAGGGGAGTCCTGTCAGTTTTCTGCTCAATGTCAGTTCCGGTCTGCTGGGCGGAGCCATGTATCCGGTGGCGGTGCTGCCGGACTGGCTGCAGCCTGTCTCGAAAATCCTGCCGATTACCCATGGGCTTGAAGCGCTGCGCCAGGTTTTATTGAACGGGGCCGGATTGGGGGATATTTCCGGTGAGCTTTCTGTGTTGGCGATTTTTTCCGCTGTTCTTCTGGCGGCAGGCGTCTGTGCCATTATCCTTGCCGTGAAAATTGCGAAGAAAGAAGGGTCTCTGTTGCATTACTGA
- a CDS encoding lasso peptide biosynthesis B2 protein, translating into MASFRRFLSLTFSEKLVFCQAFLLVLRFRRALKHRPFDDLLRETLARAEKRLARSGPSVLSAGRISWLISKAATAVIESRCLPQALAGHIIFAEYGYRTCFHIGVRKGGDKLEAHAWLTLDEKVILGDLPDLELFEELPVLGGEG; encoded by the coding sequence ATGGCCTCTTTTCGCAGATTTCTCTCCCTTACCTTTTCTGAAAAGCTGGTGTTTTGCCAGGCGTTTCTGCTGGTGCTCCGTTTTCGGCGGGCATTGAAACATCGTCCCTTTGATGATCTGTTGCGGGAGACACTTGCCCGGGCCGAAAAGAGACTGGCACGTTCCGGACCATCGGTCCTTTCTGCCGGGCGGATTTCCTGGCTTATTTCAAAGGCTGCCACGGCGGTTATCGAGAGCCGCTGTCTGCCCCAGGCCCTTGCGGGACATATCATTTTTGCCGAATACGGCTATCGGACCTGTTTTCATATCGGGGTCAGAAAGGGAGGTGACAAGCTGGAAGCCCATGCCTGGCTGACCCTTGATGAAAAGGTCATTCTCGGGGATCTTCCGGATCTGGAGTTGTTTGAGGAGCTGCCTGTTTTGGGGGGTGAGGGGTGA
- a CDS encoding HigA family addiction module antitoxin has translation MVRIPTHRPPTHPGEMLLEEFLKPMGISQRQLSDSIKVPYQRVNEVVNGKRGITPSTALRLAKVFNMSEDFWLNLQLRWDLYRTKQKELKEIKSIQPIKRVEKQLSV, from the coding sequence ATGGTAAGAATACCAACTCATAGACCTCCGACACATCCAGGTGAAATGCTATTGGAAGAGTTTTTAAAACCAATGGGTATTTCTCAACGTCAACTTTCTGATTCAATAAAAGTTCCATATCAAAGAGTGAATGAAGTGGTAAATGGCAAGAGGGGCATAACTCCAAGCACAGCCCTTCGGCTTGCCAAGGTTTTTAATATGTCGGAAGATTTTTGGCTGAATTTACAGTTGCGGTGGGATTTATATCGAACGAAACAAAAAGAATTGAAAGAAATTAAATCAATACAGCCAATTAAACGAGTCGAAAAACAATTATCCGTATAA
- a CDS encoding ribbon-helix-helix domain-containing protein — protein sequence MITIRLDQKLEQQIENTAKNLGLSKSELIRKSINEYLSKLKQPNAWDIGEDLFGKYSSGLGNLSSDRKELIKNTIKAKRT from the coding sequence ATGATCACGATAAGACTAGACCAGAAATTAGAACAACAGATTGAGAATACGGCTAAAAATCTTGGGTTGAGTAAGTCTGAATTAATTAGAAAAAGTATTAACGAATATCTCAGTAAACTTAAACAGCCTAATGCGTGGGATATCGGTGAAGACTTGTTTGGCAAATATTCAAGCGGTCTTGGCAATTTATCATCAGACAGAAAAGAACTGATAAAAAATACAATTAAAGCCAAGAGAACATGA
- a CDS encoding type II toxin-antitoxin system VapC family toxin, with product MKKILIDSGPLIALFDASDKYHNKAVHFIKSNKYPLVTTIASITETLHLLDFNRNAQIDFIQWIHQGAVEIHNIENDDFGRIKELTEKYRDLPLDFADSCLVYLAEKLSLNTIATFDRDFSIYRIKGRRKFNLISALQE from the coding sequence ATGAAAAAAATCTTAATAGATTCCGGACCGTTGATAGCCTTGTTTGATGCCTCTGATAAATACCATAACAAAGCTGTTCATTTCATAAAATCTAATAAATATCCTTTGGTTACAACCATTGCATCGATTACTGAAACGCTTCATTTACTGGATTTCAATCGAAATGCCCAAATTGATTTTATTCAGTGGATACATCAAGGGGCTGTTGAAATACATAATATCGAAAATGATGATTTCGGAAGGATCAAAGAGTTAACGGAGAAATATCGGGATTTACCCTTGGATTTTGCTGATTCGTGCCTGGTATACCTGGCAGAAAAACTCAGTCTGAATACAATCGCCACATTTGACCGGGATTTTTCAATTTACCGTATTAAAGGTAGAAGAAAATTCAACCTGATTTCTGCACTTCAGGAATAA
- a CDS encoding UDP-glucose dehydrogenase family protein → MNVTVFGVGYVGLVQAAVLADVGHNVCCVDVDEAKIEGLKKGVIPIFEPGLSDLVLNNHERGRLAFTTDAKEGVDHAELQFIAVGTPPDEDGSADLKYVLAVAGRIAELMEDTKIVIDKSTVPVGTADKVRAHMLGILEERKKELDLYVVSNPEFLKEGSALDDCMRPERIIVGTDSDAVEAKMRELYEPFSRNHDKIMIMDVRSAEFTKYAANCLLATKISFMNEMSNLAERMGVDIEQVRRGIGSDSRIGYKFIYPGCGYGGSCFPKDVQALERSASEIGYEAKILRAVESVNYAQKEKLFEHIQSFYNCDIAGKTFAVWGLSFKPNTDDMREASSRVLLESLWKAGARVQAYDPEAMEEAQRIYGTRDDLTLMGTKEAALHGADGLVIVTEWKSFRVPDFEQLLKELKDRVVFDGRNLYDPERVEALGLAYYGIGRGRSIKKFL, encoded by the coding sequence ATGAACGTTACTGTATTTGGTGTTGGATATGTCGGCCTGGTGCAGGCTGCGGTGCTGGCGGATGTCGGCCATAATGTCTGTTGTGTGGATGTGGACGAGGCCAAGATTGAAGGGTTGAAGAAGGGTGTAATCCCCATTTTTGAACCGGGTCTGTCCGATCTGGTTTTAAATAATCATGAGCGGGGACGTCTGGCCTTCACCACCGATGCCAAAGAAGGTGTTGATCATGCCGAACTGCAGTTTATAGCGGTGGGGACACCTCCAGATGAAGACGGCAGCGCGGATCTCAAGTATGTTCTGGCGGTGGCGGGCAGGATTGCCGAACTGATGGAGGATACGAAAATTGTTATTGACAAGTCCACGGTGCCGGTGGGAACGGCCGACAAGGTTCGTGCCCATATGCTCGGAATTCTAGAAGAACGAAAGAAAGAGTTGGATCTGTATGTTGTTTCCAACCCGGAATTTTTAAAAGAAGGCTCGGCCCTGGATGACTGCATGCGGCCGGAGCGGATTATTGTCGGCACTGATTCTGATGCGGTGGAGGCAAAGATGCGTGAGCTGTATGAACCCTTCAGCAGGAACCATGACAAGATAATGATTATGGATGTGCGCAGTGCCGAGTTTACCAAGTACGCGGCCAACTGCCTGCTGGCCACCAAGATTTCTTTTATGAATGAGATGTCCAATCTTGCCGAGCGCATGGGTGTGGATATTGAGCAGGTACGCCGGGGTATAGGATCCGATTCCCGTATCGGCTACAAGTTTATTTATCCAGGCTGCGGTTATGGCGGTTCCTGCTTTCCCAAGGATGTGCAGGCCCTGGAGCGGTCAGCCAGTGAAATCGGTTACGAGGCAAAGATCCTGCGGGCGGTGGAGAGTGTTAATTATGCCCAGAAGGAAAAGCTCTTTGAGCATATTCAGTCCTTTTATAATTGTGATATCGCCGGCAAAACTTTTGCGGTATGGGGACTTTCCTTCAAACCGAATACCGATGACATGCGCGAGGCGTCCAGCAGGGTGCTGCTGGAATCACTGTGGAAGGCGGGGGCCAGGGTACAGGCCTATGATCCGGAGGCAATGGAGGAGGCCCAGCGAATTTACGGTACCAGGGACGACCTGACACTCATGGGCACCAAGGAGGCGGCACTCCATGGGGCCGACGGGCTGGTCATTGTCACCGAATGGAAAAGTTTTCGGGTACCTGATTTTGAGCAGTTGCTGAAAGAGCTGAAAGACAGGGTGGTTTTTGATGGTCGCAATCTCTATGATCCGGAGCGGGTGGAGGCCCTGGGATTGGCCTATTACGGCATTGGCCGCGGGCGTTCCATAAAGAAATTTTTATAG
- the gmd gene encoding GDP-mannose 4,6-dehydratase, which yields MMKRALITGITGQDGAYLAEFLLKKGYEVHGIKRRASLFNTDRIDHLYQDPHEGERNFILHHGDLTDSSSLIHIIGKVQPDEIYNLAAQSHVAVSFEEPEYTANSDALGTLRVLEAIRILGLTEKTRFYQASTSELFGKVQEVPQTEKTPFYPRSPYAVSKMYAYWIVVNYREAYNIYACNGILFNHESPLRGETFVTRKITRALARIFLGLQDCIHLGNMDARRDWGHAKDYVEMQWLMLQQEKPDDFVIATGVQHSVRDFVDTAASELGVGLRWEGEGVDEIGIVECVPGGELGCKMNVGDIIVRVDPRYFRPTEVETLLGDPSKAREQLGWVPKTDFGELVAEMMRYDLEDARRDELCRNEGFAVLEKHE from the coding sequence ATTATGAAAAGGGCATTGATAACCGGTATTACCGGACAGGATGGAGCATATCTGGCAGAATTTCTTCTGAAAAAAGGCTATGAGGTGCATGGGATAAAGAGGCGGGCGTCTCTTTTCAATACGGACAGGATAGATCACCTCTACCAGGACCCCCACGAGGGGGAGAGAAATTTTATTCTCCATCATGGTGACCTGACCGACTCTTCCAGCCTGATTCATATTATCGGCAAGGTGCAGCCGGACGAGATTTATAATCTGGCAGCCCAGTCCCATGTTGCTGTCTCCTTTGAAGAGCCGGAATACACTGCAAATTCCGATGCTCTGGGAACATTGCGGGTCCTTGAGGCCATTCGTATTCTCGGTCTGACGGAAAAAACCCGTTTCTACCAGGCTTCCACTTCCGAGCTTTTCGGTAAGGTGCAGGAGGTTCCCCAGACGGAAAAGACCCCGTTTTATCCCCGATCTCCCTACGCGGTTTCAAAGATGTACGCTTACTGGATTGTTGTCAATTATCGGGAGGCTTATAATATTTATGCCTGCAACGGTATTCTTTTTAATCATGAATCGCCACTGCGCGGAGAGACCTTTGTCACCCGTAAAATCACCAGGGCCCTGGCCCGTATCTTTCTCGGCCTGCAGGACTGCATTCACCTGGGAAATATGGATGCCAGGCGTGACTGGGGCCATGCGAAGGATTATGTGGAGATGCAGTGGTTGATGCTCCAGCAGGAAAAGCCCGACGATTTTGTTATTGCCACCGGGGTGCAGCATTCCGTACGGGACTTTGTTGATACTGCTGCCTCTGAGCTGGGTGTTGGCCTGCGCTGGGAGGGTGAAGGCGTAGACGAGATCGGTATTGTGGAATGTGTACCCGGCGGGGAGCTTGGTTGCAAAATGAATGTCGGTGATATTATCGTTCGGGTTGATCCCCGCTATTTCAGGCCCACGGAAGTAGAGACTCTATTGGGAGACCCGAGCAAGGCAAGGGAACAGCTCGGCTGGGTGCCGAAAACAGACTTTGGTGAACTCGTGGCCGAGATGATGCGCTATGACCTGGAGGATGCCCGCCGTGATGAGCTTTGCAGGAATGAGGGGTTTGCTGTTCTTGAGAAGCATGAGTAG
- a CDS encoding four helix bundle protein produces the protein MGRVHYKLLVWQEAMELVTDIYAITENFPSEEMYGLTSQLRRAAVSVPSNIAEGAGRESKKEFLHYLSVARGSLSEVDTQLLLAQKLRYCRTMTRMNERMDKVFALLGGLMKSLKKEINK, from the coding sequence GTGGGGCGGGTACATTATAAATTGTTGGTTTGGCAGGAAGCTATGGAGTTAGTAACTGATATTTATGCAATCACAGAGAATTTCCCGTCCGAAGAGATGTATGGTTTGACTTCACAGTTACGCAGAGCGGCGGTTTCTGTACCAAGCAATATTGCTGAAGGTGCTGGTCGTGAGAGCAAAAAAGAATTTCTTCATTACCTTTCTGTGGCCAGAGGTTCCCTGAGTGAGGTGGATACCCAGCTTCTTCTTGCGCAAAAATTACGATATTGCAGGACAATGACCAGAATGAATGAACGCATGGACAAAGTATTTGCCCTCCTCGGTGGCCTGATGAAATCCTTGAAAAAGGAGATAAACAAATGA
- a CDS encoding GDP-L-fucose synthase family protein, producing the protein MPDEKIYIAGHRGMVGSAIVRRLKKIGCTNIVTRTHKELDLLDQEAVFSFFRKEKIDRVVLAAARVGGIHANNSYPAEFIYQNLMIQANVIHGAWRSDVEHLLFLGSSCIYPKFAPQPMKEEYLLTDVLEPTNEPYAIAKIAGIKMCESYNRQYGTCYRSVMPTNLFGPGDNYHLENSHVIPAMIRKFYLAKMAMEGDVEGIVLDEKRYGPIPPDICESMGYRADTKTLESKVIPRVRLWGTGSPRREFLHVDDMAAASVFVMGLEQSHFENGNPSFLNVGTGEDITIRETAEIICRLVGFRGETVYNPDQPDGTPRKLMDTGRINSLGWRPSLSFEEGLKDACSWYMDRHFTNSGESEKE; encoded by the coding sequence ATCCCTGACGAAAAAATCTATATTGCCGGACACCGGGGTATGGTGGGCTCGGCCATTGTCAGAAGGCTGAAAAAGATCGGCTGCACCAATATAGTTACCCGTACTCATAAGGAGCTTGATCTCCTTGACCAGGAAGCAGTTTTTTCTTTTTTCCGCAAGGAGAAGATTGATCGGGTGGTGCTGGCCGCGGCCAGGGTGGGAGGTATTCATGCCAATAACAGCTATCCCGCCGAGTTTATATATCAGAACCTGATGATCCAGGCCAATGTGATCCACGGAGCCTGGAGAAGTGATGTGGAGCATCTGCTTTTTCTTGGCAGTTCATGTATTTATCCAAAATTTGCGCCCCAGCCCATGAAGGAAGAGTATTTGTTGACCGATGTGCTGGAGCCTACAAACGAGCCATATGCTATTGCCAAAATTGCCGGGATCAAGATGTGTGAGTCCTATAACCGTCAGTATGGAACATGCTATCGTTCCGTCATGCCCACCAACCTCTTTGGTCCGGGGGACAATTACCACCTGGAAAACAGCCATGTTATTCCGGCCATGATACGTAAGTTTTATCTGGCAAAAATGGCCATGGAAGGGGATGTGGAAGGTATTGTCCTAGATGAGAAAAGGTATGGGCCGATTCCACCGGACATCTGCGAAAGCATGGGCTATCGCGCGGACACAAAAACACTGGAGAGTAAAGTCATTCCCAGGGTAAGGTTATGGGGGACGGGGTCTCCCAGGAGGGAATTCCTTCATGTGGATGATATGGCGGCGGCATCCGTATTTGTAATGGGGCTTGAGCAGTCTCATTTCGAGAATGGCAACCCGTCATTTCTCAACGTAGGGACTGGAGAGGACATAACCATTCGGGAGACGGCGGAAATAATCTGTCGTCTGGTGGGTTTTCGTGGAGAAACCGTGTATAATCCCGACCAGCCGGATGGAACACCCAGGAAACTGATGGATACCGGCCGCATAAATTCACTGGGCTGGCGACCTTCCCTCAGTTTTGAGGAGGGATTGAAGGATGCCTGTTCCTGGTATATGGACAGACACTTCACGAATTCAGGTGAATCAGAAAAGGAATAG
- a CDS encoding iron-containing alcohol dehydrogenase family protein produces MYRNFAIVPNIMFGRGAFNQLGDVLAPKRVTEGGYVVFVIDDVFKDKPIESRLPIEGDDLLLRVNVDDEPKTSYIDKLVEEIRAYKDVVPDGIIGIGGGSTMDIAKAISLMLNNPGSSADYQGWDLIENPSVYHVAVPTLAGTGAEISRTAILTGPVKKLGINSDYTLFHQIILDPELIADVPKDQWFYTGMDCYIHDVESLEGTFINEFSKAYGEKSIDLCRQVFLEDHKDKDDKLMMASYFGGMSIAYSQVGACHALSYGLSYVLGIHHGIGCCIAFDYLEEFYPEGVKEFRRMMERHDISLPRNLTAGMSDESLDLMVTTALGLVPLWENCLGPDWEKQMTRERTLELYKRM; encoded by the coding sequence ATGTATAGAAATTTTGCGATAGTGCCGAATATCATGTTTGGTCGGGGGGCCTTCAACCAGCTTGGTGATGTTCTTGCTCCAAAGCGGGTTACAGAAGGTGGATATGTGGTTTTTGTCATTGATGATGTGTTTAAGGATAAGCCCATTGAATCGAGACTGCCCATTGAAGGGGATGATCTCCTGCTCCGGGTCAATGTGGATGATGAGCCGAAAACCAGTTATATCGATAAGCTCGTGGAGGAAATCAGGGCGTACAAAGATGTTGTGCCGGACGGTATTATCGGTATCGGCGGCGGGTCCACCATGGATATTGCCAAGGCCATTTCCCTGATGCTCAATAATCCGGGCTCATCCGCCGATTACCAGGGCTGGGACCTGATTGAAAATCCGTCCGTCTATCATGTGGCGGTGCCGACCCTGGCGGGGACTGGAGCGGAGATTTCACGCACGGCCATTTTGACGGGGCCGGTCAAGAAGCTGGGGATCAATTCTGATTACACCCTGTTTCATCAGATTATTCTCGATCCGGAACTGATTGCCGATGTGCCGAAAGATCAGTGGTTTTACACTGGCATGGACTGTTATATCCACGATGTGGAATCCCTTGAAGGAACCTTTATCAACGAGTTCAGCAAGGCCTATGGGGAGAAATCCATTGATCTCTGCCGCCAGGTTTTTCTGGAAGACCATAAGGATAAAGATGACAAACTGATGATGGCGTCCTATTTCGGCGGTATGTCCATTGCCTATTCCCAGGTAGGGGCCTGTCACGCGCTTTCCTATGGCTTGTCCTATGTCCTGGGGATCCATCATGGTATCGGCTGCTGTATTGCCTTTGACTACCTGGAAGAATTTTATCCCGAGGGTGTGAAGGAATTTCGGCGGATGATGGAACGACATGATATCAGCCTGCCCCGTAACCTGACAGCAGGCATGAGTGATGAATCTCTTGATCTGATGGTAACCACCGCTCTCGGCCTGGTGCCGCTCTGGGAGAATTGCCTTGGGCCGGACTGGGAAAAGCAGATGACACGGGAACGGACGCTGGAGTTGTATAAAAGAATGTGA
- the mutY gene encoding A/G-specific adenine glycosylase, producing MSSCDSTLQERLIRWFRDNRRDLPWRRTYDPYHVWISEIMLQQTQMERGVTYFKKWVARFPDVASVAAASRREILKYWEGLGYYSRAANLHRAAAVILEEHGGLVPCDYGQLLKLPGIGPYTAAAIASVAGNIDVAAVDGNVLRVYARLFDIASPVREKEGNTRIRKIADRLLPGGQARLYNQALMELGGLVCTPKNPDCESCPVSGYCLALEEGTVTKRPVTGKTRKTLEVTRVAGLVFSGENLLLLQRKEEEKLWAGLWDFPGGEMKGSWKKEDVAEAIRSTCGLAVRVKEHLTTVVHHYTRYKITLHCFHCELLADSRTPVTENIQTFCWIKPQELADYPLPAGARKIREYLLTPNT from the coding sequence GTGAGCAGTTGTGATTCTACCCTGCAGGAACGGCTGATTCGCTGGTTCAGGGACAACAGGCGGGATCTGCCCTGGCGGCGGACCTACGATCCGTACCATGTGTGGATTTCAGAGATCATGCTGCAGCAGACACAGATGGAGCGCGGGGTCACTTATTTTAAGAAATGGGTGGCCCGTTTTCCCGATGTGGCAAGTGTTGCGGCGGCATCACGCCGGGAAATTCTCAAATATTGGGAAGGTCTCGGCTATTATTCCAGGGCCGCGAATCTGCACAGGGCTGCGGCTGTTATCCTGGAAGAACATGGCGGTCTTGTCCCCTGCGATTACGGGCAGCTCCTGAAACTGCCCGGTATTGGTCCTTATACTGCTGCAGCCATTGCCAGTGTTGCCGGAAATATTGATGTGGCCGCAGTGGATGGTAATGTGCTGCGGGTCTATGCCCGTCTCTTTGATATCGCCTCTCCCGTTCGGGAAAAAGAGGGAAATACCAGAATACGAAAGATTGCCGACAGGCTGTTGCCCGGGGGACAGGCCCGTCTTTATAACCAGGCACTGATGGAACTGGGCGGTCTGGTCTGTACACCGAAGAATCCGGATTGCGAATCCTGCCCCGTAAGCGGTTATTGTCTGGCCCTGGAGGAAGGTACGGTGACAAAGCGCCCTGTTACCGGAAAAACAAGGAAAACCCTCGAGGTTACGCGGGTAGCGGGGCTTGTTTTTTCGGGCGAGAATCTTCTTCTGTTGCAGCGGAAGGAGGAAGAAAAACTCTGGGCCGGCTTATGGGATTTTCCGGGTGGAGAAATGAAGGGCAGCTGGAAGAAAGAGGACGTGGCAGAAGCAATACGGTCCACCTGCGGCCTGGCTGTCAGGGTGAAAGAACACCTTACGACGGTTGTGCATCACTATACCCGCTATAAAATCACCCTGCACTGTTTTCACTGTGAGCTGCTGGCAGACAGCCGTACTCCGGTTACTGAAAACATACAAACGTTCTGCTGGATAAAACCACAGGAGCTGGCAGACTATCCCCTGCCTGCCGGTGCCAGAAAAATAAGAGAATATCTCCTAACCCCTAACACCTAA